A genomic window from Chaetodon auriga isolate fChaAug3 chromosome 13, fChaAug3.hap1, whole genome shotgun sequence includes:
- the c1ql2 gene encoding complement C1q-like protein 2, whose protein sequence is MVLALIIAIPLLVQTSKTDAHYEMMGTCRMICDPYNPKPSATALEVMQDLSAIPSPSFVQGTKGEPGRPGKPGPRGPPGEPGPPGPRGPPGDRGDSGKSGYPGVVGTARTETGGDLGSAIGGAKIAFYVGLKNPHEGYEVLRFDDVVTNLGNHYDPITGKFTCQVSGIYYFTYHVLMRGGDGTSMWADLCKNGQVRASAIAQDADQNYDYASNSVVLHLDSGDEIYVKLDGGKAHGGNNNKYSTFSGFLLYPD, encoded by the exons ATGGTTTTGGCTCTTATCATCGCGATCCCCCTGCTGGTCCAAACTTCCAAGACCGATGCGCACTACGAGATGATGGGCACCTGTCGGATGATCTGTGACCCGTACAACCCCAAGCCGAGCGCCACGGCTCTGGAGGTCATGCAGGACCTGAGCGCCATCCCCTCCCCGTCCTTTGTTCAAGGGACTAAAGGCGAGCCGGGTCGGCCGGGTAAACCCGGGCCGAGGGGCCCGCCAGGCGAACCGGGGCCACCTGGTCCGAGAGGGCCGCCGGGGGATAGAGGGGACTCTGGAAAGTCGGGGTATCCTGGGGTAGTGGGCACGGCGCGGACCGAGACCGGTGGAGACCTGGGCTCTGCCATCGGCGGGGCAAAGATAGCGTTTTACGTGGGTCTGAAAAACCCTCACGAGGGATACGAAGTGTTGCGGTTCGACGACGTAGTCACGAACCTGGGGAACCACTACGACCCGATAACCGGCAAGTTCACATGCCAAGTGTCTGGAATTTACTACTTCACCTATCATGTGCTGATGCGCGGTGGAGACGGGACAAGCATGTGGGCAGACCTGTGCAAAAACGGACAG gTCCGAGCCAGCGCCATAGCGCAGGACGCCGACCAGAACTACGACTACGCCAGCAACAGCGTCGTCCTGCATCTGGACTCCGGGGACGAGATATATGTCAAACTGGACGGCGGCAAAGCGCACGGcggaaacaacaacaaatacagcacGTTTTCCGGTTTCCTTTTGTACCCGGACTAA